ATGAGATAGAATCTTCACACTATCATTTAATTACATCAGTGGTTACAATAAATATAATTCGTTACTCTTATTTAAtacctaatatatatatatatttatttatttatttatttatttatctttataaaaataaaaataaaaaaaagtgtttCTCCCAATCTTTTACACATATTTCTTTAATTATCTTCTGAAATCCACTTACTGTTGCAATTTTTTGCCGACATAAATTGCCAGGTTGTCTGGACTAACTTGCAAgattatcatttttaatttgTAGGAAGCAAAACCAAATACTTTTAATTGCAATACTAGTGATCCTTGACATGCGtttacaataattaatttttttttaaatctgaaatctatatattttgttaaaattaaaaatattcaatattaaagaCATGGAGTTATTAtataggggaagttggtgaaaaatccccaatcaaaacatttatttgggttcactccctacccacaaaattgtggtactatgtcatacaaattgtggtacacttcatgtggaaatgtggtacacttcatgtggaaatgtggtactaaaaaagtacccagggactgaacacaaaaaaaaacggcgGCTGGAGAGTAAAGTCCAATTTCCCTTATTATATACCATtgttatttttagttaaaataCCTGTTAAAAATTTACGTTGACCAAACAACATAGTAAACCTGTAGGCGTGAAGGCAATTATATTCTACATTCGTACCAGCACATCTTCCCTGCACCGCAGCTCTTGAGCCCCAATTCGGGAAAATTTAAATACTGTATAAATAATTGATATTTATGATACGTATATGAAAGTTTCAATAAACGATTAAACCATGATACTCTCCATGCACCCTCAAAGTAGAGAATCACACCCCTTTGAGACTCTCGCAATCTACTGCATATACACGTTAGATACGCTGCTTTTTCTTTATCCTCCATTTTATAAAGTtctgtctatatatatatacacatagaTTAATAGATATAACAGATCATACAAATCTGTGTGTGTATAGATATATAGATGGCAAGTGGAGTGGCTGAGGGAGGTATTTCTGGGAATCCTGAAGCGGCAGCGATTGAGAAGCCGAACCATCCCGTTGTTGAAGGTAAGCCGGCTGTCTTTGCGTACGCCACCGCATGACGACGGCTCCACCAGTAGCTGTATGAAATTTATTTGATAACTTTTCGGTGATCTGAGAGATTAACGTCTGTTTCCATACTTTAAATTTGTTCAGAGTTTGTTCAAGGACCTGTTGCTAAGCAAGTTTCGAATGGTTCGCTCGACAGAGGTAGGCATTCAAACGCATTACATCTGAAGTTTGACGATCGAAAAAGATCTTTCGACATTACGAAAGTTCAGAAAGATGCAAATTTTTActctgtaattttttttaatcaaaatatatatttaagttgtgataaaattatgatttttatgagaAATTCCACGGATGAAGGCAAAAATTTTGACAGATATAGCGCTAGCAAAGCTTGAAGACGAAAAGAGATTTTCTAATATCAAGGCATGGGAGGAAAACGAAAAAGCCAAAGTAGACAACAAGTAAGGCTCTGAGTAAAAGTCGTTTATACGCGCTCAGATCCACAAAATCTCTCCTTATTTCCTGAAAAATTTGCTATCATATGATAAATAAAGAAAAGATTATTCTTTTACAGCGCTCAGAAGAAAATGTCTGAGGTAGCTTCTTGGGAAAACACGAAGAAGGCATCTCTTGATGCCCAATTGAGAAAACTCGAGGTGGGTATCTTTGAAATTCTGATCCATTGCATTGGCATAGTACTAGATAATAAGGGATGCCTCTCGTGTATCTTTTGAAGTTTCTTGCATATGGTATTAGTTGAAAATTGGTTGATATCAAGTTAAAGCATAACACGAGCCCAGAAACTAGGGTAACGAAATGAGTGGAcagtattaatttatattagtTACTATGCACagcatacaatattttttattattatcgatggactaaagttaaatttgacaaattatggaaggactaaattgatatttgaattgttgaaataaaaataaaagtgtgtgttgaaattaaaaaaaaaacaaaaaacaaaagtgtaatattaatatcatataatggtaaaattagaaaaaaaaaattgatgtccTCTCTaagtagttattatcatgtcctcgaacttaatataatagtatagatatgaACAGCCGGTATGGATTTTTGACATTTCCTAATGTGATACCTTACTAGTTTGCAGTAATGTGCTCATCTGGTAAAAGTATAGTGAAATGGGCATCGGATTTTCAGAGTATTAATTAGAACTCAAAAG
This window of the Primulina huaijiensis isolate GDHJ02 chromosome 3, ASM1229523v2, whole genome shotgun sequence genome carries:
- the LOC140972745 gene encoding remorin-like isoform X1, encoding MASGVAEGGISGNPEAAAIEKPNHPVVEEFVQGPVAKQVSNGSLDRDIALAKLEDEKRFSNIKAWEENEKAKVDNNAQKKMSEVASWENTKKASLDAQLRKLEEKLEKKKAECAERVKNKVALLHKQAEEKKAVVEAKRGEEILKAEEMAAKYRVTGHTPRKAFGCFSA
- the LOC140972745 gene encoding remorin-like isoform X2, with the protein product MASGVAEGGISGNPEAAAIEKPNHPVVEEFVQGPVAKQVSNGSLDRDIALAKLEDEKRFSNIKAWEENEKAKVDNNAQKKMSEVASWENTKKASLDAQLRKLE